The following coding sequences lie in one Rhodococcus rhodochrous genomic window:
- a CDS encoding TetR/AcrR family transcriptional regulator, with translation MGAEARVAPTSRRPKDRNVQIANNARELFALRGFHAVRVDHIAEASGVTARAVYRHYKNKQELLARIIDEDQQRWIDALDSISEVESDEELARHLDYLARVGIESRRLSVLWQREARHLDEDDFRTVRSRAVWISDNVAGRLIRPCHPGLGAFATDVRSWAVVSVLTSPAFYDSALSRSRLATVMATACERIIAAPTVEPVRRRQTPTVENVPMARREQLLAAAAAAFRRSGYAGVSIDDIGADVGFAGPAIYRYFKTKSSILVALMERFAEWRALEVVRALRTSIDPAEVLSALISGYVRLGIEAVDLLAVALTEGHYLPDEDRERFERINDDFVSELRRWYSSVRPDVDPAAAQSLVSIAVTVVHDLVRIPHFLRSPDFESELDRVVHALFAD, from the coding sequence ATGGGGGCTGAAGCCCGAGTTGCACCGACGTCACGTCGGCCGAAGGACCGCAATGTGCAGATTGCGAACAATGCACGTGAGCTGTTCGCACTCAGGGGCTTTCACGCCGTTCGCGTAGACCATATCGCCGAGGCGAGTGGAGTCACCGCGCGTGCGGTGTATCGGCACTACAAGAACAAGCAGGAACTCCTCGCCCGCATCATCGATGAGGATCAACAGCGTTGGATCGACGCTCTGGATTCGATCTCAGAGGTCGAGTCGGATGAGGAGCTGGCCCGGCATCTCGACTACCTGGCGCGTGTCGGTATCGAAAGTCGCCGGCTGTCGGTGCTGTGGCAGCGTGAAGCACGCCATCTCGACGAGGATGATTTCCGAACCGTACGAAGCAGGGCAGTGTGGATCTCGGACAACGTTGCCGGTCGACTGATCCGTCCGTGCCACCCCGGCCTCGGCGCGTTCGCAACCGATGTTCGCAGTTGGGCGGTTGTCAGCGTCTTGACCAGCCCGGCGTTCTACGACAGCGCGCTTTCGCGGTCTCGTCTCGCTACCGTGATGGCAACGGCATGCGAACGGATCATCGCTGCGCCGACAGTCGAGCCTGTGCGTCGCCGGCAGACGCCGACTGTCGAGAACGTGCCGATGGCGCGGCGCGAGCAGTTGCTTGCGGCCGCGGCGGCAGCCTTTCGTCGCAGTGGATATGCCGGCGTCAGCATCGACGATATCGGAGCGGATGTCGGGTTCGCCGGTCCGGCGATCTACCGGTATTTCAAGACCAAGTCGAGCATCCTCGTCGCATTGATGGAGCGATTCGCCGAGTGGCGAGCATTGGAGGTCGTTCGAGCGCTGCGCACCTCCATTGATCCGGCCGAAGTGTTGTCCGCGTTGATTTCCGGGTACGTGCGTCTCGGAATCGAGGCCGTGGATCTCCTCGCCGTGGCACTGACCGAAGGGCATTACCTTCCAGACGAGGATCGTGAGCGCTTCGAGCGGATCAATGACGATTTTGTCTCCGAGCTGCGCCGGTGGTACTCCTCGGTCCGGCCGGATGTCGACCCGGCGGCCGCGCAGTCGCTCGTGAGCATCGCGGTCACCGTGGTGCACGACTTGGTTCGGATTCCCCATTTCCTCCGCTCCCCGGACTTCGAATCCGAGCTCGATCGGGTAGTGCATGCCCTGTTTGCAGACTGA